A region from the Paenarthrobacter aurescens genome encodes:
- a CDS encoding ABC transporter ATP-binding protein — protein sequence MSDSIQQASKPVIELKDVKVYHHARTGGLFRPNIVKAVDGVDFTISRGETVGIVGESGCGKSTLASVLVGLQPPTSGKVLFHGKPAIKRNAAMRKQFGRSVSVVFQDPATALNPRMTIQDILTDPLQIHGIGNAASRAAKVKELLALVGLPQSAAEVTPSQVSGGQRQRVAIARALALDPDIIVADEPTSALDVSVRAQVLNLLSDLKKQLNLGMVFISHDIQTVRYVSDRICVMYFGKIVEQGTAAQVFDNPSNDYTKKLLGAAPSLLHI from the coding sequence ATGAGTGACTCAATTCAACAAGCGTCTAAGCCGGTCATCGAGCTCAAGGACGTCAAGGTCTACCACCATGCACGAACCGGTGGGCTGTTCCGGCCGAACATCGTCAAAGCCGTGGACGGCGTGGACTTCACCATCAGCCGCGGCGAAACCGTCGGCATCGTGGGTGAGTCCGGCTGCGGCAAGTCCACGCTTGCTTCGGTGCTCGTGGGACTTCAGCCGCCGACGTCGGGCAAGGTTTTGTTCCACGGAAAGCCGGCCATCAAGCGGAACGCGGCCATGCGCAAGCAGTTTGGCCGCTCCGTCTCCGTGGTCTTCCAGGACCCGGCAACCGCTTTGAACCCGCGCATGACCATCCAGGACATCCTGACGGATCCCCTGCAAATCCATGGGATCGGCAACGCTGCTTCCCGCGCCGCCAAGGTCAAAGAACTGTTGGCGCTGGTTGGCTTGCCGCAATCGGCAGCCGAAGTGACGCCGTCGCAGGTTTCCGGCGGCCAGCGACAGCGCGTGGCGATCGCCCGCGCGTTGGCTTTGGACCCGGACATCATCGTGGCTGACGAGCCGACGTCGGCCCTGGACGTTTCGGTCCGCGCGCAGGTCCTGAACCTGCTCTCGGACCTGAAGAAACAGCTGAATCTGGGCATGGTGTTCATCTCGCACGATATCCAAACAGTCCGCTACGTCTCGGACCGCATCTGCGTCATGTACTTCGGCAAGATCGTCGAACAAGGCACCGCCGCACAGGTCTTCGACAACCCGAGCAACGACTACACCAAGAAGCTGCTGGGCGCCGCTCCCAGCCTGCTTCACATCTAG
- a CDS encoding N-acetylmannosamine-6-phosphate 2-epimerase translates to MILTPEGLKALRSQLIVSCQAYPGEPMRDPRTTGQVAASAVIGGAAAIRVQGLADVQFTRTAVEVPVIGLWKDGHHGVFITPTLRHALAVANAGAHVVAIDGTRRSRPDGLSLADTVAGIHSESHALVMADCGSFEDAVSAVEAGADLIGTTMSGYTDERPKTDGPDLELLEQIASADLGKPLIAEGRIHTPAHARQALDAGAFAVVVGTAITHPASITGWFKGAMHP, encoded by the coding sequence ATGATCCTCACCCCCGAAGGCCTCAAAGCCCTCCGTTCCCAACTGATCGTCTCCTGTCAGGCATACCCCGGAGAGCCCATGCGCGATCCCCGGACCACGGGGCAAGTGGCCGCGTCCGCGGTCATCGGCGGCGCTGCGGCGATCCGTGTCCAAGGGTTGGCCGACGTGCAGTTCACGCGCACCGCCGTCGAGGTTCCTGTGATTGGCCTCTGGAAGGACGGGCACCACGGTGTCTTCATCACACCCACACTCCGGCACGCCCTGGCCGTGGCGAATGCGGGCGCGCATGTTGTGGCGATTGATGGAACACGCCGTTCACGGCCCGATGGGCTTTCCCTTGCTGACACTGTTGCCGGTATCCACTCGGAGTCCCATGCACTGGTCATGGCAGATTGCGGCTCGTTTGAGGATGCCGTTTCTGCCGTGGAGGCGGGGGCAGACCTGATCGGCACCACGATGTCCGGCTACACCGACGAGCGCCCTAAGACCGACGGCCCGGACCTGGAGTTGTTGGAGCAGATCGCATCCGCTGACCTGGGCAAACCACTCATCGCAGAGGGCCGCATCCACACCCCCGCCCACGCCCGTCAGGCCCTGGACGCCGGCGCCTTTGCCGTTGTTGTAGGCACCGCGATCACCCATCCGGCGTCGATTACAGGCTGGTTCAAGGGCGCGATGCACCCCTAA
- a CDS encoding dihydrodipicolinate synthase family protein produces MSTQFQGVIPPVITPRHADGSIDTASLKNVTKHLIDGGVSGLFVLGSSGEVPYLTNDEREVVVSTIADANAGAVPLIVGANEQTTTRVIEEARKVVDLGADAIVVTSMYYAIGNAAETETHFRSIHAAIEKPIFAYDVPVRTHFKLPTDLLVRLGRDGVIAGVKDSSGDDVSFRQLLLAAKDIPNFSIFTGHEVVVDGALLGGAQGVVPGLGNVDPAGYRRLFDAAQAGDWALAAREQDRLADVFEIVYTPNGRVSGGAAGLGAFKTALQVMGVIESNTMSSPMLSLNSEETALIREILERNGLV; encoded by the coding sequence GTGTCCACTCAGTTCCAGGGCGTCATCCCGCCGGTCATCACCCCCCGCCACGCAGACGGCAGCATCGACACCGCGTCGCTGAAAAACGTCACCAAGCACCTGATCGACGGCGGCGTGTCCGGCCTTTTCGTCCTGGGCTCCTCCGGCGAAGTCCCCTACCTCACCAACGATGAGCGTGAAGTGGTGGTCTCCACCATCGCCGATGCCAACGCCGGAGCAGTCCCGCTGATCGTGGGCGCCAACGAGCAGACCACCACCCGCGTCATCGAAGAAGCGCGCAAAGTGGTGGACCTCGGAGCCGACGCGATCGTGGTCACCTCCATGTACTACGCCATTGGCAACGCCGCGGAAACCGAGACGCACTTCCGCAGCATCCACGCCGCAATCGAGAAGCCGATCTTCGCCTACGACGTTCCGGTCCGCACGCACTTCAAACTGCCTACAGATTTGTTGGTCCGCCTCGGCCGCGACGGTGTCATTGCCGGCGTCAAGGACTCCTCCGGCGACGACGTTTCCTTCCGCCAGCTGCTCCTCGCAGCCAAGGACATCCCCAACTTCAGCATCTTCACCGGTCACGAAGTTGTGGTGGACGGCGCGCTCCTGGGCGGCGCGCAGGGCGTTGTGCCAGGCTTGGGCAACGTTGATCCGGCCGGCTACCGCCGCCTGTTCGACGCCGCGCAGGCCGGCGACTGGGCTCTTGCGGCAAGGGAGCAGGACCGCCTGGCCGACGTCTTCGAGATCGTCTACACCCCCAACGGACGGGTTTCCGGCGGTGCCGCGGGCCTGGGTGCGTTCAAGACCGCGCTTCAGGTGATGGGCGTCATCGAGTCCAACACCATGAGCTCTCCGATGCTGTCCCTGAACTCCGAAGAGACGGCGTTGATCCGCGAAATTTTGGAGCGGAACGGGCTGGTCTAG
- a CDS encoding ABC transporter substrate-binding protein → MVRHPMSNTIQSLPLVNDASRRNFLKLSGAVGAAAAFTASLSACGGAASTTTGTTNAAAVNKDLTIEAGISYALSTGFDPLSSSGATPMAANLHIFEGLIELHPATRQPYNALAATDPKKVNDTTYQVTIRDGAKFHDGSPVTTEDVAFSFTRVMDPANKSLFSQFIPFIQDVKPLDAKTVEFTLKYAFPGFGPRISVVKIVPKALATDLKAFDASPVGSGPYKLISAVKDDKIVFEAFADYNGPKPALAKGMTWLLLSDAAARVTAVQSGRVQAIEDVPYLDVDGLKSKVKVESVQSFGLLFLMFNCAKAPFDNKLVRQALHYGMDKESIIKKALFGNAKAATSYFQEGHPDYVKAKNVYGFDTSKAEELLKQAGVTNLEFELLTTDTAWVKDVAPLILESWNKIPGVKVTVKSLQSGALYSDRVGKGDFSVVAAPGDPSVFGNDADLLLSWFYSGATWMDKRAFWTTPERTKLQELMNKGSQASGDEAKKIVGEIVDMVSDEVPLYPVFHRQLPSAWDEKKLNGFQPLPTTGLSFIDVGRTA, encoded by the coding sequence TACCACCAACGCTGCCGCGGTCAACAAAGACCTCACCATCGAGGCAGGCATCTCCTACGCGCTGTCTACCGGCTTCGATCCCCTGAGCTCCTCCGGAGCCACACCGATGGCAGCCAACCTGCACATCTTCGAAGGCCTCATTGAACTCCACCCGGCGACGCGCCAGCCCTACAACGCCCTCGCAGCGACGGATCCCAAGAAGGTCAACGACACCACCTACCAGGTGACCATCCGCGACGGCGCGAAGTTCCACGACGGCTCCCCCGTCACCACTGAGGACGTCGCCTTCTCCTTCACCCGGGTCATGGACCCGGCCAACAAGTCGCTGTTCTCCCAGTTCATCCCCTTCATCCAGGACGTCAAGCCGCTGGACGCGAAGACGGTGGAGTTCACCCTCAAGTACGCCTTCCCCGGCTTCGGCCCCCGCATCTCGGTGGTCAAGATCGTCCCCAAGGCACTCGCTACGGACCTGAAGGCCTTCGACGCATCACCGGTGGGATCCGGTCCGTACAAGCTCATCTCGGCAGTCAAGGACGACAAGATCGTCTTCGAAGCCTTCGCCGATTACAACGGCCCCAAGCCGGCACTGGCCAAGGGCATGACCTGGCTGCTGCTCTCCGACGCTGCTGCCCGCGTCACCGCGGTCCAGTCCGGCCGCGTTCAGGCAATCGAAGACGTTCCTTACCTGGACGTCGACGGCCTGAAGTCCAAGGTCAAGGTTGAATCCGTCCAGTCCTTCGGCCTGCTGTTCCTCATGTTCAACTGCGCCAAGGCACCGTTCGACAACAAACTGGTCCGCCAAGCCCTGCACTATGGCATGGACAAAGAATCCATCATCAAGAAGGCCCTGTTCGGCAACGCCAAGGCCGCCACGTCCTACTTCCAGGAAGGCCACCCGGACTACGTCAAGGCCAAGAACGTCTACGGCTTTGATACCTCCAAGGCAGAAGAACTTCTGAAGCAGGCCGGCGTCACCAACCTCGAGTTCGAACTCCTCACCACGGACACCGCCTGGGTCAAGGACGTCGCACCCCTGATCCTCGAATCCTGGAACAAGATCCCCGGCGTCAAGGTCACCGTGAAGAGCCTCCAGTCCGGCGCTTTGTACAGCGACCGCGTGGGCAAGGGCGACTTCTCCGTAGTTGCAGCCCCGGGCGATCCGTCCGTCTTCGGCAACGATGCTGACCTGCTGCTGAGCTGGTTCTACTCCGGCGCAACGTGGATGGACAAGCGTGCCTTCTGGACCACCCCGGAGCGCACCAAACTCCAGGAGCTCATGAACAAGGGCTCCCAGGCATCCGGTGACGAAGCCAAGAAGATCGTGGGCGAAATCGTGGACATGGTCTCCGATGAGGTTCCCCTGTACCCCGTCTTCCACCGCCAACTCCCCAGCGCCTGGGATGAGAAGAAGCTCAACGGCTTCCAGCCCCTTCCTACCACCGGCCTGTCGTTCATCGACGTCGGACGAACCGCCTAA
- a CDS encoding dipeptide/oligopeptide/nickel ABC transporter permease/ATP-binding protein, protein MRSKLAERLSAPGIRFKALPWGSRIALLFLIMIVLAAIFAPVLAPHDPLETFIPATPPGAEHFFGTDRLGRDIFSRLLFGAQSSLMIGLGAVALAILAGALLGSFAATSSKSVNEIIMRLMDILMAFPGIALAAVLLAAFGNSVPTIIIAIAIIYTPQLARVVRANVLAQYGEDYVRAERVIGAGRFYILVKHIVRNTAAPVLVFATVMVADAIILEASLSFLGAGVQDPAPSWGNVISYGRNLVLSGGWWATTFAGLTILLTVLSLNILAEGLTDAMVNPKLRRAPVVKDDDGASAAVAVDTEVATSVAQPSVVEEHELDGVRAASADGFPDDSGTSAVLTDVKLAATNPHLLLDRELELLAAIEAKRTDRLPQVSPGARNVLEVKNLSIRFPGRFGEIAIVDNVSFTVREGETMGLVGESGCGKSITSLAVMGLLPKTAQVTGSIMFDGKELLDPNTKHSNPKAYEGLRGQQIAMVYQDALSSLNPSMKIKDQMEQLTKRGGRKTPAELLEMVKLDPVRTLASYPHELSGGQRQRVLIAMALSRSPKIVVADEPTTALDVTVQKQVVDLLNELREQLGFAMVFVSHDLALVASLAHRITVMYAGQVVESAQASELLQNPKHEYTRGLLGAVLSIEADAVRLHQIPGTVPSPRDFATGDRFAARSLRPDADPHQKLVLTTVSASNGGDADHYWASHLKEDAK, encoded by the coding sequence ATGCGCAGCAAGCTCGCAGAACGGCTAAGTGCCCCGGGCATTCGTTTCAAGGCCCTGCCCTGGGGCTCCCGCATCGCCCTGCTCTTCCTCATCATGATTGTCCTGGCGGCCATCTTCGCGCCGGTCCTGGCCCCGCATGATCCGCTGGAGACCTTCATTCCGGCCACCCCGCCCGGCGCCGAGCACTTCTTCGGCACGGACCGCCTGGGCCGCGACATCTTCTCCCGCCTCCTGTTCGGCGCGCAGTCGTCGCTGATGATCGGCCTCGGCGCGGTGGCCTTGGCCATCCTCGCCGGCGCGCTCCTGGGCTCCTTCGCCGCGACCTCCAGCAAGTCCGTCAATGAGATCATCATGCGGCTCATGGACATCCTCATGGCGTTCCCCGGCATCGCTTTGGCAGCCGTGCTGTTGGCGGCATTCGGCAACTCGGTGCCCACCATCATCATCGCGATCGCCATCATCTACACACCGCAGCTGGCCCGCGTGGTCCGCGCCAACGTGCTGGCACAGTACGGCGAAGACTACGTCCGTGCCGAGCGCGTGATCGGTGCAGGCCGCTTCTACATCCTGGTCAAGCACATCGTCCGCAACACCGCAGCCCCCGTGCTGGTGTTCGCCACGGTCATGGTGGCCGACGCCATCATCCTCGAAGCCTCGCTCTCCTTCCTGGGCGCCGGCGTGCAGGACCCGGCACCGTCCTGGGGCAACGTCATTTCCTACGGCCGCAACCTTGTGCTGTCCGGCGGTTGGTGGGCCACCACGTTCGCTGGCCTCACCATCCTGCTGACCGTGCTGTCCCTGAACATCCTGGCCGAGGGCCTCACCGACGCCATGGTGAACCCGAAACTGCGCCGCGCGCCTGTAGTAAAGGACGACGACGGCGCTTCGGCCGCCGTGGCCGTGGACACCGAGGTTGCCACCTCCGTTGCCCAGCCTTCCGTCGTTGAGGAACACGAGCTCGACGGCGTCCGTGCGGCTTCCGCTGACGGCTTTCCCGACGATTCGGGCACTTCAGCCGTCCTCACCGATGTGAAGCTGGCCGCCACGAACCCGCACCTCCTCCTGGACCGCGAACTGGAACTGCTGGCTGCCATCGAAGCGAAACGCACCGACCGCCTCCCGCAGGTCTCCCCCGGTGCCCGCAATGTCCTTGAAGTGAAGAATCTCTCCATCCGCTTCCCGGGCCGTTTTGGTGAGATTGCGATCGTGGACAACGTCTCCTTTACCGTCCGGGAAGGCGAAACCATGGGTTTGGTGGGCGAATCCGGTTGCGGTAAGTCCATCACTTCACTGGCTGTGATGGGGCTGCTGCCCAAGACCGCCCAGGTCACCGGATCCATCATGTTCGATGGCAAGGAACTCCTGGATCCGAACACCAAGCACAGCAATCCCAAGGCCTACGAGGGCCTGCGCGGCCAGCAGATTGCCATGGTTTACCAGGATGCGTTGAGCTCCCTGAACCCGTCCATGAAGATCAAGGACCAGATGGAGCAGCTCACCAAGCGCGGTGGCCGCAAGACCCCGGCCGAGCTGCTGGAAATGGTCAAACTGGATCCCGTTCGGACCCTTGCCAGCTACCCGCACGAGCTCTCCGGCGGCCAGCGCCAACGCGTGCTGATCGCTATGGCCCTGTCCCGTTCTCCGAAGATCGTTGTTGCCGATGAGCCCACCACCGCTCTCGACGTCACCGTCCAGAAGCAGGTGGTGGACCTCCTCAATGAACTGCGCGAACAACTCGGCTTCGCCATGGTTTTCGTCAGCCACGACCTCGCCCTGGTGGCCTCGCTGGCACACCGCATCACGGTGATGTACGCCGGCCAAGTGGTGGAATCCGCACAGGCTTCGGAACTCCTCCAGAACCCCAAGCACGAGTACACCCGTGGACTCCTCGGCGCTGTCCTCTCCATCGAGGCTGACGCTGTCCGCCTCCACCAGATCCCCGGCACTGTTCCGTCCCCGCGGGACTTCGCCACGGGCGACCGCTTTGCGGCCCGCTCACTGCGGCCCGACGCCGATCCCCACCAGAAACTGGTCCTCACCACCGTTTCGGCTTCGAATGGCGGCGATGCCGACCACTACTGGGCGAGCCACTTGAAGGAGGATGCGAAATGA
- a CDS encoding ABC transporter permease, which yields MVTILRLLGRRLAALPLMILGITLLVFLVLQAAPGDQASSALGDGASEEAKQQYRQDNGLNDPLVLQYFRFLGKLLQFDLGVTTPPAKSVASMIGSAFPLTLQLTFLGVLIAIVLSLAFGILGALYRDKWQDQLVRVFSIAAIATPSFWLGILLIQWFALGANPMFPSGGIATPESGFGGWLNSMALPALALGIPVSASLIRVVRTSMVEELDRDYVRTAIGNGVPYREVVSKNVLRNALVTPVTVLGLRVGYLLGGAVVIEMIFALPGMGQLILNGITNLDVNLVQGVVLTISVTFVLVNIVVDLLYLLINPRIRTV from the coding sequence TTGGTCACGATATTGCGTTTGCTTGGCCGCAGACTTGCAGCATTGCCATTGATGATCCTGGGCATTACGTTGCTCGTCTTCCTCGTCCTGCAGGCCGCTCCCGGCGACCAGGCAAGCTCCGCCCTCGGTGACGGCGCCAGCGAAGAAGCCAAGCAACAGTACCGCCAGGACAACGGCCTGAACGACCCCCTGGTCCTGCAGTACTTCCGATTCCTCGGCAAGCTCCTGCAGTTCGACCTCGGCGTCACCACCCCACCGGCCAAGTCGGTGGCATCCATGATCGGCTCGGCGTTCCCCCTGACGCTCCAGCTCACCTTCCTTGGCGTCCTCATTGCGATCGTCCTCTCCCTCGCGTTCGGCATCCTCGGCGCCCTGTATCGCGATAAGTGGCAGGACCAGTTGGTCCGTGTCTTCTCCATCGCCGCGATCGCCACGCCGTCGTTCTGGCTCGGCATCCTGCTCATCCAGTGGTTCGCTCTCGGGGCCAACCCCATGTTCCCCTCGGGCGGAATTGCGACGCCGGAGTCCGGCTTTGGCGGTTGGCTCAACTCCATGGCCCTTCCGGCACTCGCGCTCGGCATTCCCGTATCCGCGTCATTGATCCGCGTGGTCCGCACCTCCATGGTGGAAGAACTGGACCGCGACTACGTCCGGACCGCCATCGGCAACGGCGTCCCCTACCGCGAGGTGGTCTCCAAGAACGTTCTTCGCAACGCGCTCGTCACCCCGGTGACCGTGCTGGGACTCCGCGTGGGCTACCTGCTGGGTGGCGCCGTCGTGATTGAAATGATTTTCGCGCTGCCCGGCATGGGCCAGCTGATCCTCAACGGCATCACCAACCTGGACGTCAACCTGGTCCAGGGCGTGGTGCTCACCATCTCGGTCACCTTTGTTCTGGTGAACATCGTGGTGGACCTTCTCTACCTGCTCATCAACCCCCGAATCAGGACGGTATAG
- a CDS encoding ROK family protein codes for MNHVIGVDLGGTKTAAGVVAPSGEVLMSETIPTMNRAGGEAILDATAALITGLVERAADAGISVSGVGIGSAGVIDAVVGSVVSATDAIHGWAGTALVAGLSSRLSLTAPSVRTVRAVNDVHAHALGEAWLGAAAGSSSSLMVAFGTGVGGSFVLGGTPVLGHRFVGGHVGHFASPFAYTDGVALPCVCGGSGHVEAIASGPALYEAFLRFGGSAVDAVDTRGVFALASAAHDAAPAAGSADGRAAALCAIDVGAAAAGQAVGGLINILDPETVVISGGLADAGELWWKPMEFALRQELLAPLASVPVVRARLGNTAAIVGAAKLVLK; via the coding sequence ATGAACCACGTGATCGGCGTTGACCTCGGCGGCACCAAAACCGCCGCCGGGGTTGTTGCCCCCTCTGGTGAAGTGCTCATGTCGGAGACCATTCCGACGATGAACCGGGCCGGTGGCGAAGCCATCCTCGACGCCACCGCTGCGCTGATCACGGGCTTGGTGGAGCGCGCTGCCGACGCCGGGATTTCAGTTTCCGGCGTCGGCATCGGCTCCGCCGGGGTCATTGACGCTGTTGTTGGTTCTGTGGTCTCTGCGACCGACGCGATTCATGGCTGGGCCGGAACCGCGCTGGTGGCTGGGCTTTCGTCGCGGCTTTCCTTGACTGCGCCGTCCGTGCGGACTGTGCGCGCCGTCAACGACGTCCACGCCCATGCCCTCGGCGAAGCCTGGCTGGGTGCTGCCGCTGGTTCCTCAAGTTCACTCATGGTGGCGTTTGGGACCGGTGTTGGCGGGAGCTTCGTCCTGGGCGGCACACCGGTTTTGGGTCACCGCTTTGTGGGCGGGCATGTGGGGCACTTCGCTTCTCCATTCGCCTACACGGACGGTGTTGCACTGCCCTGTGTGTGCGGTGGATCCGGGCACGTTGAGGCGATCGCTTCCGGGCCCGCCCTGTATGAGGCTTTCCTGCGCTTTGGTGGTTCTGCCGTGGATGCGGTGGATACGCGGGGCGTCTTTGCGCTGGCTTCTGCTGCTCACGACGCCGCTCCTGCCGCAGGATCGGCGGACGGCCGCGCCGCTGCATTGTGTGCAATAGACGTCGGTGCAGCCGCCGCTGGGCAAGCCGTGGGCGGACTCATCAACATTCTCGACCCCGAAACCGTGGTGATTTCCGGTGGTTTGGCCGACGCCGGCGAGCTCTGGTGGAAACCCATGGAGTTCGCCTTGCGTCAGGAACTGCTGGCTCCCTTGGCCTCCGTGCCCGTTGTCAGGGCACGCCTGGGCAACACCGCTGCCATTGTTGGCGCGGCCAAACTCGTTCTTAAGTAG